From Hymenobacter sediminicola:
ACTACCCCTCTGCTTATACGTATATGGAGCCACTTCCTGAGCGGCGCAGCATCCGCTACGAAGGCTACGATTACCGTTCGGCCGGCTAGTATGCCCTCACCCTATGTGCGCTTGGCAAGGCGCATTTGTTCGGCAGCTTGTCGCACGACGAGCCACTGCGGCCCTCGGCGCTGGGTGATATAGTCGTGGCGGAATTGCTGGACCTGCCCCGGCACTATCCCACTATTCAGCTGGATACCTGGGTTCTGATGCCGAACCACCTGCACCTGATTCTGGCTCTCACCCGCCACGGCACGGTTGCCGTGAGTGAAGTAGTAGGCAGCTTCAAATCTCGCTGCTATAGGCGGTGGCGCACGGCACTGCTGGCGGCCGGACAGCCTGCCCCGTCCTCCTGCTGGCAGCGCAACTACTATGAGCACATCATCTGCAACCCCACCGAGCTGGAAGCCCAACGCCGCTACATCCTCGAAAACCCCAGCCGCTGGCAGTAGGGGGCTTGCCGCCGCCCGCGCCGATGCAACAGTTTCGTGCAACGACGGGCGGGGGCAAGCCCCGCCCCTACAGCAAAAAAGCCCGCCGGATATTCCGGCGGGCTTTTTTGTGTTTTACAGATACGCGTGCCGTTAGGTAGTCAGCGAGCTGCGGTGGTTCGTTACCTGCGTTTGTGCATCGGTAAGCACGGCTACCTGTGCCGTCACCTGCTCCCCATCGACGCCGGCCAGGAAGCGGGCGGGGCCGCTGCGGGCGCTGCCCCGGTCCAGTAGGTTGTCGCGCCGGTCGTTGGCGCGGCGCAGCTTGGTTTCGTTCAGCTTGCGCAGGGAGGGGGTAATGGCAGGCGAGGCCAGAATAGAGGTATAGGCCGTAATTTCCGCGTCGAGGCCGGCTACCTGCCCGCTTACGTCGGCCTGAGTACGGTCGGCGCGCCGGTCGGCGTAGTCGAGGTTGCTGGTACGCTGCTGGTAGCCATCCAGCTCGGCGGCCAGGTCGTCCAGCACTT
This genomic window contains:
- a CDS encoding transposase — encoded protein: MSHDEPLRPSALGDIVVAELLDLPRHYPTIQLDTWVLMPNHLHLILALTRHGTVAVSEVVGSFKSRCYRRWRTALLAAGQPAPSSCWQRNYYEHIICNPTELEAQRRYILENPSRWQ